The following are from one region of the Thiocapsa rosea genome:
- a CDS encoding sodium ion-translocating decarboxylase subunit beta: MEALLTLWQSTGIANVTWRELLMLLVGGGLIYLAIAKRFEPLLLLPIGFGALLSNIPVAGMAGPDGMLGMIYHFGVETGIFPLLIFLGVGALTDFSALIARPSTLILGAAAQFGIFATLLGALALNFLPGFDFSLADAAAIGIIGGADGPTAIFLASRLAPDLLGAIAVAAYSYMALVPIIQPPIMRALTTKAERNVVMEQLRPVSRLERILFPLVVLCLCALLLPAAAPLIGMLTLGNLLRESGVVERLSRAAQNEIINVVTILLGLAIGSKLSGELFLTTQTLGILVLGAVAFSIGTAAGVIMGKIMCRLTGGKVNPLIGAAGVSAVPMAARVVNKVGLEENHHNFLLMHAMGPNVAGVIGSAVAAGVLLALVGS, encoded by the coding sequence ATGGAGGCGCTTCTTACCCTGTGGCAGTCCACCGGCATCGCCAACGTGACCTGGCGCGAGCTGCTCATGCTCCTGGTCGGGGGCGGCCTGATTTACCTGGCGATCGCCAAGCGCTTCGAGCCGCTCTTGCTGTTGCCGATCGGCTTCGGTGCGCTCCTGTCCAACATCCCGGTCGCCGGCATGGCCGGGCCGGACGGGATGCTCGGGATGATCTATCACTTCGGCGTCGAGACTGGGATCTTTCCCTTGCTCATCTTCCTTGGGGTCGGCGCCTTGACCGACTTCAGCGCCCTGATCGCCAGGCCCTCGACCCTGATCCTCGGGGCCGCGGCGCAGTTCGGGATCTTCGCGACCCTCCTCGGTGCGCTTGCCCTGAACTTCTTGCCGGGGTTCGACTTCAGTCTGGCGGATGCCGCCGCAATCGGCATCATCGGCGGGGCGGACGGGCCGACCGCCATCTTTCTGGCCTCGCGTCTCGCGCCCGATCTCCTCGGCGCGATCGCGGTCGCCGCCTATTCCTACATGGCGCTGGTACCGATTATTCAGCCGCCGATCATGCGTGCCTTGACGACCAAGGCCGAGCGCAACGTCGTGATGGAGCAGCTGCGCCCCGTCTCGCGCCTGGAGCGGATCCTCTTCCCTCTCGTCGTGCTCTGTCTCTGCGCCCTGTTGTTGCCTGCGGCAGCGCCGCTGATCGGGATGCTGACCTTGGGGAATCTTCTGCGTGAGAGCGGCGTCGTGGAGCGTCTCAGTCGGGCGGCGCAGAACGAGATCATCAATGTCGTCACGATCCTGTTGGGTCTGGCGATCGGCTCCAAGCTCTCGGGCGAGCTTTTTCTCACGACGCAGACGCTGGGGATTCTGGTGCTCGGTGCCGTTGCCTTCAGCATCGGGACGGCCGCCGGCGTCATCATGGGCAAGATCATGTGTCGTCTGACCGGAGGAAAGGTGAACCCGTTGATCGGTGCAGCAGGCGTCTCGGCGGTACCCATGGCCGCGCGGGTCGTGAACAAGGTCGGACTGGAGGAAAACCACCATAATTTCCTGCTGATGCACGCGATGGGCCCGAATGTCGCCGGCGTCATCGGCTCGGCGGTCGCCGCCGGCGTCTTGCTCGCCCTCGTGGGTTCCTAA